Proteins encoded together in one Peribacillus asahii window:
- a CDS encoding isochorismate synthase has product MAISEETEQLQGLAFAMQRAKERNESVLFSHVKKIEYKNPLSFYQAGREQYAGERFFWQDPAKEITITGLGNIKKLQATASANRYKQVEKCWLKLQNAAVQSGVRDVDATGPLLFGGFSFDYEQSSSLLWNQFGDNLFYIPAYMLSIVKGEAYLTTNILCSPEDQEQLFIHMINEREEFLVERLENKEVPTNALVEQREIRPTEWKQTVAKAVDEMRRSDLDKIVLARELRVVFQDRIVSEKVLETLMVEQPTSYIFSFEAGGDCFIGATPEQLIKKKGNEVFSVCLAGSIARGKSEEEDTRLGNELLHDSKNRMEHQYVVSMITNALQTLCEEIIVPDEPELMKIRHIQHLYTPVKGMCVGDATIFDFVEKLHPTPAMGGLPKEKAIVRIREIEGLERGLYAGPLGWVDSYGNGEFAVGIRSALLQGNEASLFAGCGVLEDSLPESEYQETGIKFNPMLSALGGHLHD; this is encoded by the coding sequence TTGGCTATTTCAGAAGAAACTGAACAGCTTCAAGGACTGGCTTTTGCTATGCAACGAGCAAAGGAACGAAATGAATCAGTCCTATTCAGCCATGTAAAGAAAATAGAGTACAAGAACCCCCTTTCATTTTATCAAGCTGGAAGAGAACAATATGCAGGAGAGCGCTTCTTTTGGCAGGACCCTGCAAAGGAAATTACGATTACGGGTTTAGGTAATATAAAGAAACTTCAGGCAACAGCAAGTGCAAATCGTTATAAACAAGTAGAAAAATGCTGGCTCAAATTGCAGAATGCTGCTGTTCAATCAGGAGTACGTGATGTAGATGCGACCGGCCCTTTACTATTTGGAGGCTTTTCTTTTGATTATGAACAAAGCAGTTCTTTATTATGGAACCAATTTGGCGATAATTTATTTTATATACCTGCTTATATGTTATCAATCGTAAAAGGAGAAGCTTATTTAACGACAAACATTCTTTGCTCGCCAGAAGACCAAGAACAACTTTTCATCCATATGATAAATGAACGGGAAGAATTTTTAGTAGAACGTTTAGAGAATAAAGAAGTGCCGACTAACGCATTAGTGGAACAACGAGAGATTCGTCCAACTGAGTGGAAACAAACGGTCGCAAAAGCAGTAGATGAAATGAGACGTAGTGATTTAGATAAAATTGTGTTAGCCCGAGAATTACGCGTCGTGTTTCAAGACCGTATTGTTTCAGAAAAAGTGTTAGAGACACTAATGGTAGAACAACCAACAAGCTATATTTTTAGCTTTGAAGCGGGTGGAGATTGCTTCATTGGAGCCACACCAGAGCAATTAATTAAGAAAAAGGGCAATGAGGTGTTTTCAGTTTGTTTAGCTGGCTCGATTGCCAGAGGAAAAAGCGAGGAAGAGGATACGCGGCTTGGCAATGAGCTACTGCATGATTCGAAAAATCGAATGGAGCATCAATATGTAGTGTCGATGATTACGAATGCTTTACAAACACTTTGTGAAGAAATTATTGTACCAGATGAGCCGGAGTTAATGAAAATTCGACATATTCAGCATTTATACACGCCAGTGAAGGGGATGTGTGTAGGGGATGCGACCATTTTTGATTTTGTTGAAAAATTGCACCCAACTCCAGCAATGGGCGGTTTGCCAAAAGAGAAGGCGATTGTTCGAATTAGAGAGATTGAAGGATTAGAACGCGGCTTGTACGCAGGTCCTCTCGGTTGGGTCGATTCGTACGGCAATGGGGAGTTTGCTGTTGGAATTCGTTCAGCGCTCTTACAAGGTAATGAGGCTTCTTTATTCGCTGGTTGTGGTGTATTAGAGGATTCATTACCGGAAAGTGAATATCAAGAGACAGGAATTAAGTTTAATCCGATGTTAAGTGCTTTAGGAGGACATCTTCATGACTAA
- a CDS encoding TcaA NTF2-like domain-containing protein translates to MSRLDREKDRDEKRRWRWGSIYVPLIGILLTTGVSVFAVVYKSDVESKAKEPQIEETKDETVTTAETKSAIKTETEESFDIILKGLEDYRAKYVEAYNKNNMSYIKEFYSDEKSDFYNETKDHIIKSYYENRKIENLEMILKNNKRKGSNTYDAVVDLVYIYDVNGDKEKETVTNRHYIIDITEDSKIILSASPLDARGNSIIEKLE, encoded by the coding sequence ATGTCGAGGTTAGACAGAGAAAAAGATAGGGATGAGAAAAGGCGGTGGCGGTGGGGGAGCATTTATGTTCCTTTGATAGGAATCTTATTAACTACTGGTGTTTCAGTTTTTGCGGTTGTTTATAAATCCGATGTAGAATCAAAGGCGAAAGAACCTCAAATAGAAGAAACAAAAGATGAAACCGTAACGACAGCAGAAACAAAATCGGCAATAAAAACAGAAACGGAAGAAAGCTTTGACATAATTTTAAAGGGATTGGAGGATTATAGAGCTAAGTATGTTGAAGCATATAACAAAAACAATATGTCTTACATAAAAGAATTCTATAGTGATGAAAAAAGTGATTTTTATAATGAAACAAAAGACCATATAATTAAATCGTATTATGAAAATCGTAAGATAGAGAATTTAGAAATGATTCTCAAAAACAATAAGAGAAAAGGTTCTAATACATATGATGCCGTTGTGGATTTAGTATACATTTATGATGTTAATGGAGATAAAGAGAAAGAAACTGTAACGAATAGACATTATATAATTGATATAACTGAAGATAGTAAAATAATCCTCAGTGCTAGTCCTCTTGACGCCAGAGGTAATTCAATTATTGAAAAGTTAGAATAG
- a CDS encoding recombinase family protein, which translates to MDNKEFGYVRVSSKDQNEARQLDSMYALGIDERDIHIDKQSGKDFNRPQYQALKLRLREGDTLYIHSLDRLGRNKEMILNEWKDITQNIKAHIVVIDMPLLDTRKYNDSIGTFVADLVLQVLSWVAEEERTKIKARQAEGIASAKAQGKHLGRPKTSITSEFEQAYKQWKAGDITAVEAMKKSNMTKATFYRKVKEYEAS; encoded by the coding sequence ATGGACAACAAAGAGTTTGGATATGTAAGAGTAAGTAGCAAAGACCAAAACGAAGCACGACAATTGGATAGTATGTATGCTCTTGGAATTGATGAGCGTGATATTCATATCGATAAGCAGAGCGGTAAAGACTTCAATAGACCTCAATACCAAGCTTTGAAATTGAGGTTGCGTGAAGGAGATACATTGTACATACATTCATTAGATAGACTTGGTCGTAACAAAGAGATGATTCTAAATGAGTGGAAGGATATCACGCAAAACATCAAAGCACATATTGTTGTCATTGACATGCCATTATTGGATACGCGGAAATACAATGATTCAATCGGTACTTTTGTAGCGGACTTAGTATTACAGGTATTGTCTTGGGTTGCTGAAGAAGAGAGAACTAAGATAAAGGCTCGTCAAGCTGAAGGCATAGCTTCAGCAAAAGCTCAGGGTAAGCACCTAGGAAGACCTAAAACATCTATTACATCTGAATTCGAGCAGGCTTATAAGCAATGGAAGGCAGGAGATATCACTGCAGTTGAAGCAATGAAAAAATCAAATATGACTAAGGCTACATTCTATCGCAAGGTTAAGGAATATGAAGCAAGTTAA
- a CDS encoding 1,4-dihydroxy-2-naphthoate polyprenyltransferase, which yields MHTDFTNHSAESAVKRSWKIWWELIRPHTLTAAFVPVLLGTIIALIEGNVNWLLFTAMMVASILIQAATNLFNEYYDFKRGLDTEDSIGIGGGIVRHGMTPKLIMTLALTMYAVSIGIGFYICAVSSWWLAAVGLICMLVGYLYTGGPLPISSTPFGELFSGLFMGCFIILIAFFIQTGYVSTLAILVSVPSGILVGLINMSNNLRDHDGDKANGRKTLPIVLGRKKAIIFMAIMFAVSYLWLIGLVLTGTVSAWILLAFLSLPKAIKATTGFIGKTEPITMMPSMKATAQTNTFFGFLMAVGLLISYLF from the coding sequence ATGCATACTGATTTTACTAATCATTCAGCTGAATCGGCCGTTAAGCGCAGCTGGAAAATCTGGTGGGAACTTATTCGCCCCCACACATTAACAGCCGCATTCGTACCCGTTTTATTGGGCACAATTATTGCTCTTATAGAAGGTAACGTGAATTGGCTGTTGTTTACAGCTATGATGGTTGCTAGTATTTTAATACAAGCTGCTACTAATTTATTTAATGAATATTATGATTTTAAGCGAGGGTTAGATACGGAAGATTCCATTGGGATTGGCGGTGGAATTGTTCGTCACGGTATGACTCCCAAGTTGATTATGACACTCGCACTCACAATGTATGCTGTTTCCATTGGAATTGGCTTCTATATTTGTGCCGTATCTTCTTGGTGGCTTGCAGCTGTTGGACTTATTTGTATGCTGGTTGGCTATTTATATACAGGTGGTCCACTACCGATTTCATCCACACCATTTGGCGAACTTTTTTCCGGCTTATTTATGGGATGTTTTATCATTTTAATCGCTTTCTTTATTCAAACCGGCTATGTATCGACCCTTGCCATTTTAGTATCTGTACCGAGCGGAATTTTAGTCGGCTTGATCAATATGTCCAATAACCTTCGTGACCATGATGGGGATAAAGCAAATGGGCGCAAAACTCTGCCAATTGTTTTAGGACGTAAGAAAGCCATTATATTTATGGCGATTATGTTTGCGGTTTCTTATCTATGGCTAATTGGATTAGTTTTAACAGGAACGGTCAGTGCTTGGATTCTACTTGCCTTTTTAAGCTTACCAAAAGCTATTAAAGCGACAACAGGATTTATAGGGAAAACAGAACCTATCACAATGATGCCATCGATGAAAGCAACGGCCCAAACGAACACATTCTTTGGATTTCTAATGGCAGTCGGGCTACTAATTAGTTATTTATTTTAA
- a CDS encoding DMT family transporter produces the protein MKAAFINPYFALVVGVITVSFSAILVKLASAPSGIIAFYRLLFTVLLLLPFFLIKHVHEMKLMIRKDFFLTMAAGIFLAFHFILWFESLNYTTVASSTVLVTLQPIFAFAGAFFFFKERFSVKVLISGAIAIIGSVIISWGDFRISGWALFGDLLALIACALATSYLLVGQDVRKRISSTTYTFIVYSFSTIVLFIYVIVAQQPLRGYPVSDWMYFILLAIFPTLLGHSLFNWAIKWLSTTTISMAILLEPVGATILAYFLFGEKVIWTQLLGGAVICYGLIMFLYEERKQYKKVEKR, from the coding sequence ATGAAAGCTGCATTTATCAATCCTTATTTTGCTTTAGTAGTAGGTGTGATTACAGTTTCGTTTTCAGCAATTTTAGTGAAATTGGCATCCGCTCCATCGGGAATTATTGCTTTTTATCGCCTGTTGTTTACGGTATTGCTATTACTACCATTTTTTCTTATTAAGCATGTTCATGAAATGAAGTTGATGATAAGGAAGGATTTCTTTCTTACGATGGCTGCGGGCATTTTTTTAGCCTTTCATTTTATTTTGTGGTTTGAGTCATTGAATTATACGACGGTTGCTAGCTCTACAGTTCTTGTCACGCTTCAGCCTATATTTGCTTTTGCCGGTGCTTTTTTCTTTTTTAAAGAACGCTTCTCCGTAAAAGTACTAATAAGTGGTGCGATAGCTATTATAGGGAGTGTCATTATTAGCTGGGGGGATTTTCGTATAAGTGGTTGGGCGCTTTTTGGGGATCTACTTGCCCTCATTGCCTGTGCTTTAGCAACAAGCTATCTACTAGTAGGTCAAGATGTTCGTAAGAGGATTTCATCTACTACATATACGTTTATCGTTTATTCATTTAGTACAATCGTTTTGTTCATTTATGTTATAGTAGCTCAGCAGCCATTGAGGGGGTACCCTGTTTCTGATTGGATGTACTTTATTCTTCTGGCAATTTTTCCTACGTTATTAGGGCATTCTTTATTTAATTGGGCAATAAAATGGTTGAGTACGACGACGATTTCTATGGCGATTCTTTTAGAACCGGTCGGGGCAACCATCCTAGCGTACTTTCTTTTTGGAGAAAAAGTTATTTGGACACAACTATTAGGCGGCGCGGTTATCTGTTATGGACTCATAATGTTTTTATATGAAGAGAGGAAGCAATATAAAAAGGTTGAAAAGCGATAA
- a CDS encoding MgtC/SapB family protein has translation MVLLEWSFNLHEELFILLKLGISAFLGMIIGLEREIKRKPVGLKTSLVISIVSCMLTIVSIESAFKFPGSDELNVTMDPLRLAAQIVSGIGFIGAGVILRRDNSISGLTTAAIIWGAAGIGIAVGAGFFIEAIAGVILLIISVELIPPIITWIGPISLRQKEILLKLIIEEKEDISKVLQKIRDENIHVKNIRIKDVETNIHSLTIRILVDQKRKTSDVYYTISSIQEVSKVEIENI, from the coding sequence ATGGTATTGTTGGAATGGTCATTTAATTTACACGAGGAATTATTTATTCTATTAAAGCTAGGTATTTCTGCTTTTTTAGGAATGATTATTGGATTAGAACGAGAAATTAAACGTAAACCAGTTGGCTTAAAAACAAGCTTAGTCATTTCTATTGTCAGCTGTATGCTTACGATTGTATCAATTGAGTCAGCTTTTAAATTTCCTGGAAGCGACGAGCTAAATGTGACAATGGATCCACTTCGACTAGCTGCTCAAATTGTTTCTGGAATTGGCTTTATCGGCGCTGGCGTTATTCTACGTCGTGATAATAGTATCTCTGGATTAACAACAGCCGCCATTATTTGGGGAGCTGCTGGAATTGGAATTGCTGTAGGAGCTGGATTTTTTATCGAAGCAATTGCAGGGGTCATTCTCTTAATTATTAGTGTAGAGCTTATTCCTCCTATCATTACTTGGATTGGTCCTATATCACTTCGCCAAAAAGAAATTCTTCTTAAACTTATAATAGAAGAAAAAGAAGACATCTCAAAAGTGTTACAAAAAATCAGAGATGAAAATATTCATGTAAAAAACATTCGAATCAAAGATGTCGAAACAAACATTCACTCACTTACCATAAGAATACTTGTCGATCAAAAAAGAAAAACATCTGACGTGTACTACACAATTTCTAGTATTCAAGAAGTCTCAAAGGTAGAAATTGAAAATATTTAA
- a CDS encoding DEAD/DEAH box helicase, with protein sequence MERKPRFIVPKPRNTAEKDPESIFRELQIPSVKGLWSQQADILRDYYNNYKDKPNIAIELPTGTGKTLVGLLIAEYRRRCKGERVLYLCPTRQLAYQVSEKSQEYGIKTSILVGPQANYSEKDYGDYVTGKSIAITTYSGLFNTNPKLNDAHTIIFDDAHSAENYISSLWTFAVTRKDNPDEFNSIIELYKDDISEYSYSRIMRDDYEYKKPIYDLVPYPKYLEKLPQLVEYIDSKISTLPNNAKFPWSMIRDNLEACQLFFSWGEINIRPLSPPTLTHRPFANAKQRIFMSATLGEGGELERITGIKKINKIPIPKGWDKYSNGRRLILFPNRKFSQKESLDLTFKAINNHGRALVLCPDNRTSSYFKKQFIEEYPQIPIIEATDIEENLNAFINKERAVLLLTSRYDGIDLSEDSCRLLVLYGMPEATNLQEGFLWNSLNANVLLKELVKTRITQALGRCTRSSDDFANVLMVDPTLLKFCANSENLNGFHPEIQAEIDFGLQNSENFESIDEIIEFMDYFIGDKTFFSEINSAITSIREDYEKQVQKATSKLTESVKYEIEYVYGMWKNDLEWSLEKVKSVLDTATGGKELDGYRAWWYYLAGNTAYLAKDTIQSASKLSSEYYSSALRITYGISWLAELVNHLALEKKDEVQVDPYLTIQAENIEDIISSLGLMGGKFEKNVNEFFGLINTDESEKFEKGLKKLGEFLGFETDRPNGDGAPDGIWILRDLICGFEAKSDEDKEHSISISTCRQALGHKDWIREKKALPEGQEINVTVLSHKSKVHTEAVPHAKHIFHLEVEEIRELSLRITQVLRKTRSVISKDSGNTLFTKEYICKILEQENLTYRDILELLKRKRVSDMEKGK encoded by the coding sequence TTGGAACGAAAGCCACGTTTTATTGTACCCAAACCAAGGAATACTGCTGAAAAAGACCCAGAATCAATTTTTAGGGAATTACAAATTCCTAGTGTAAAAGGATTGTGGTCTCAACAGGCTGATATATTAAGGGATTATTATAATAATTATAAGGATAAGCCCAACATTGCTATAGAACTTCCAACTGGAACTGGGAAAACACTAGTAGGTTTGCTTATAGCGGAATATAGAAGGAGATGTAAGGGGGAGAGAGTTTTATATTTATGTCCAACAAGGCAGCTTGCGTATCAAGTGTCTGAGAAATCTCAAGAATATGGCATTAAAACGAGTATTTTGGTTGGTCCCCAGGCAAATTACTCTGAAAAAGACTATGGTGATTACGTTACAGGGAAATCAATCGCAATTACTACTTATAGTGGTCTTTTCAATACTAACCCAAAGCTTAATGATGCACACACAATAATTTTTGATGATGCACATTCTGCAGAAAATTATATATCATCATTATGGACTTTTGCTGTAACTAGAAAAGATAATCCAGATGAATTTAATAGTATTATTGAATTATATAAAGATGATATTTCTGAATATAGCTATTCAAGAATTATGAGGGATGATTATGAATATAAAAAACCTATTTATGATTTAGTTCCTTATCCAAAATACTTAGAGAAACTTCCACAACTTGTGGAGTATATTGATTCGAAAATTAGCACATTACCCAATAATGCAAAATTTCCTTGGTCAATGATAAGAGATAATTTAGAGGCTTGCCAGTTATTCTTTTCCTGGGGAGAAATAAATATTAGACCTTTAAGTCCTCCAACATTAACTCATCGCCCTTTTGCAAATGCAAAACAAAGAATATTTATGTCAGCTACATTAGGGGAAGGTGGAGAACTTGAAAGAATCACAGGAATTAAGAAGATTAATAAAATTCCTATTCCAAAAGGATGGGATAAATATAGTAATGGTAGAAGGTTGATATTATTCCCTAATAGGAAGTTTAGTCAAAAGGAATCTCTTGATTTAACCTTTAAGGCAATCAACAATCACGGTAGAGCTTTAGTTTTATGCCCTGACAATAGAACTTCAAGTTACTTTAAAAAACAATTTATCGAAGAATATCCACAAATCCCAATTATCGAGGCGACTGATATAGAGGAAAATCTAAATGCCTTTATAAATAAAGAACGAGCGGTTTTACTCCTAACTTCTAGATATGATGGTATTGACCTTTCAGAGGATTCATGCCGTTTATTAGTTTTATATGGAATGCCTGAAGCCACAAATCTGCAAGAAGGTTTTTTATGGAATTCTCTAAATGCAAATGTCCTATTAAAAGAATTAGTTAAAACAAGAATTACTCAGGCATTAGGTAGGTGTACACGGTCAAGTGATGATTTTGCTAATGTCTTAATGGTGGACCCTACTTTACTCAAGTTTTGTGCAAATAGTGAAAATCTAAATGGATTTCATCCTGAGATTCAAGCTGAAATTGATTTTGGGTTACAAAATTCCGAGAACTTTGAATCGATTGATGAAATTATCGAATTTATGGATTATTTCATTGGAGATAAAACATTCTTTTCAGAAATTAATAGTGCAATAACTAGCATTAGAGAAGACTATGAGAAGCAAGTTCAAAAAGCTACTAGTAAGTTAACTGAAAGTGTTAAATATGAAATAGAATATGTATATGGAATGTGGAAAAATGATTTGGAATGGTCGTTAGAAAAGGTAAAATCCGTTTTAGATACTGCTACTGGTGGGAAAGAATTAGACGGTTATAGGGCATGGTGGTACTATTTAGCAGGTAATACAGCTTACTTAGCAAAAGATACTATCCAATCAGCCTCAAAATTAAGTTCTGAATATTATTCTTCTGCTCTAAGAATAACTTATGGTATAAGTTGGTTAGCAGAATTAGTAAATCATTTAGCTCTTGAGAAAAAAGATGAAGTACAAGTTGACCCTTACTTAACGATTCAAGCTGAAAATATAGAAGATATTATTTCTAGCTTAGGACTTATGGGTGGGAAATTTGAAAAAAACGTAAATGAATTTTTTGGATTAATTAATACCGATGAAAGTGAAAAATTTGAAAAAGGTCTAAAAAAACTAGGCGAGTTTCTTGGGTTTGAGACAGATAGACCAAATGGGGACGGTGCTCCAGATGGTATTTGGATATTAAGGGATTTAATCTGTGGATTTGAGGCTAAGTCAGATGAAGATAAAGAGCATAGTATTTCAATTAGTACTTGTAGACAGGCCTTAGGTCATAAAGATTGGATTAGAGAAAAAAAGGCACTACCAGAAGGTCAAGAGATTAATGTCACTGTTCTAAGTCACAAAAGTAAAGTTCATACTGAGGCAGTACCTCATGCAAAGCACATTTTTCACTTGGAAGTAGAGGAAATAAGGGAATTATCACTTCGAATTACACAGGTTTTGAGAAAAACTAGAAGTGTTATATCGAAAGATAGTGGGAATACCCTATTTACTAAAGAGTATATTTGTAAAATACTAGAACAAGAAAATTTGACATATAGAGATATTCTTGAATTATTAAAAAGAAAAAGAGTTAGTGACATGGAGAAAGGTAAATAA
- a CDS encoding tyrosine-type recombinase/integrase, giving the protein MLIRFLIDEFITEKRYENVTEQSIKTSEYNYKHLESFLATQGIEQVKDISSRVAKRYMMFCKDSGDKPTTLNSRLKRIKALFNWAVKEKIIEENPFTEVKKVREDIRIQAFTDEEVKEIISYLRRKKRREDTFYAVRNYTVFLTLIGTGIRLGELVNLRWEDINFETGQMKVFGKARKEANVPLASSLLRELSLWRVYCEEKFNKLSSNVFISQNNQPLTDNAIKCFFKRLAQAMEFPETRCSAHSCRHYYAKTYIQSGGDIVSLARILRHTSIKTTERYLHMFSNELKENNEKFNPLNKLF; this is encoded by the coding sequence ATGTTAATTAGATTTTTAATTGATGAGTTTATCACTGAGAAACGCTATGAAAACGTAACAGAGCAAAGTATTAAGACTTCCGAGTACAATTACAAACATTTGGAGAGTTTTCTCGCTACCCAAGGTATTGAGCAAGTCAAAGACATTTCTTCTCGTGTTGCCAAACGTTATATGATGTTTTGCAAAGATAGTGGCGATAAGCCAACCACCTTAAATTCACGTCTGAAGCGAATTAAGGCTCTTTTTAATTGGGCAGTGAAGGAGAAGATTATTGAAGAAAATCCTTTTACAGAGGTTAAGAAAGTGAGGGAAGACATCCGAATTCAAGCTTTTACTGATGAAGAAGTTAAAGAAATTATCTCATACCTTAGAAGAAAGAAGCGTAGAGAAGATACCTTTTATGCAGTACGAAACTACACTGTATTCCTTACTCTTATAGGAACTGGAATACGACTTGGTGAACTAGTCAATTTAAGATGGGAAGATATCAACTTTGAAACAGGACAAATGAAAGTCTTTGGAAAAGCAAGGAAGGAAGCCAATGTACCTCTGGCAAGCTCATTACTCAGAGAACTATCCCTTTGGAGAGTATATTGTGAAGAGAAGTTTAACAAGCTATCTTCTAACGTTTTTATTAGCCAGAACAATCAGCCTTTGACAGACAATGCTATCAAGTGCTTTTTTAAACGTCTTGCTCAGGCTATGGAATTTCCTGAGACACGCTGTTCTGCACACTCTTGTCGACATTACTATGCCAAGACCTATATTCAATCTGGTGGTGACATCGTGTCCTTAGCAAGGATTTTACGACATACCAGTATAAAAACAACTGAGCGTTATCTGCATATGTTTTCTAACGAACTGAAAGAGAATAACGAAAAGTTTAATCCTTTAAACAAGTTATTTTAA
- the menD gene encoding 2-succinyl-5-enolpyruvyl-6-hydroxy-3-cyclohexene-1-carboxylic-acid synthase, whose product MTNRDALTAYIASFVDELAQNKVRHAVVSPGSRSTPISLLLAEHPDIEVHLNVDERSAAFFALGLAKALGEPVAMICTSGTAAANYYPAIVEAYYARVPLLVLTADRPHELRYVGAPQAIDQIELYGKHVKWSVEMALPEQTTEMTNYARTVGARAVATAALSPAGPVHLNFPLREPLVPDMKKAKEYRKESSAVLIEDGVRTLAQSHVKALASTLTEAKRGIIVVGELKDDSVSEAIVALSEQLAFPILADPLSLLRSGTHKQEQIIETYDTFLRDDIAKEMLNPDLVLRFGAMPVSKALLLFLKKHHSAKHLVVDDGAGWREPAGLATNMIYSEVNTFCSDMLNQLSGIRDLTWLQRWQAVNTATKEALYSLRDDAELSEGKLFLLLNELMPTHSTLFVGNSMPIRDLDTFFFNNEKQIRTLANRGANGIDGVVSTALGVSTVSEHTVLAIGDLSFYHDMNGLLAAKLQKQNMTIVLINNDGGGIFSFLPQANEKEYFELLFGTPHGLDFAHAAALYGAKYNKVTNWEEFGQVFTQSFTIPGLKVIEVPTERESNLVKHRELWNFVSQEIKDVLS is encoded by the coding sequence ATGACTAACCGAGATGCATTAACTGCTTATATAGCGAGCTTTGTTGATGAATTAGCACAAAATAAAGTAAGACATGCTGTTGTAAGCCCAGGGTCGCGTTCGACACCGATTTCTTTATTGCTTGCGGAGCATCCGGATATTGAAGTGCATCTAAATGTCGATGAACGCTCGGCTGCGTTCTTTGCCCTCGGTTTGGCAAAGGCGTTAGGAGAGCCCGTTGCAATGATTTGTACGTCTGGAACAGCAGCGGCGAATTATTATCCGGCGATTGTTGAAGCTTACTATGCGCGGGTACCGCTGCTTGTGTTGACAGCTGACCGCCCGCATGAATTGCGTTATGTAGGGGCACCGCAGGCTATTGACCAAATTGAATTGTACGGTAAGCATGTAAAATGGTCAGTTGAGATGGCGCTTCCTGAACAGACAACAGAGATGACCAATTATGCGAGAACAGTTGGAGCAAGAGCGGTTGCAACAGCAGCCCTTTCTCCAGCGGGCCCTGTGCATCTTAATTTCCCTCTTCGTGAACCACTTGTTCCAGATATGAAAAAAGCGAAAGAGTATCGTAAGGAGTCTTCCGCGGTGCTAATTGAAGATGGTGTACGGACTCTTGCACAATCCCACGTTAAAGCGCTTGCAAGTACGTTAACTGAAGCAAAGCGGGGCATTATTGTTGTAGGTGAGTTAAAGGATGATTCCGTAAGTGAGGCCATTGTAGCGCTTTCAGAGCAGCTAGCTTTCCCAATTCTTGCTGATCCATTATCTTTATTGCGAAGTGGTACACATAAGCAAGAGCAAATTATTGAAACGTATGATACCTTTTTACGTGATGATATAGCAAAAGAGATGCTTAATCCGGATCTCGTGTTACGCTTTGGGGCTATGCCTGTATCGAAGGCTTTGCTATTGTTTTTGAAAAAACACCATTCAGCAAAGCATCTCGTCGTCGATGATGGAGCAGGCTGGCGTGAACCCGCAGGACTAGCAACGAACATGATCTATTCTGAGGTAAACACGTTTTGTTCTGATATGTTAAATCAATTAAGCGGAATTCGTGATTTAACTTGGCTGCAACGTTGGCAAGCTGTGAATACAGCAACTAAAGAGGCACTTTATTCGCTTCGGGATGATGCAGAATTAAGCGAGGGCAAGCTCTTTTTATTATTAAATGAGTTAATGCCAACACATTCAACATTGTTTGTTGGCAACAGTATGCCTATTCGCGATTTAGATACGTTTTTCTTTAACAATGAGAAACAAATTCGGACGCTTGCTAATCGTGGAGCAAATGGCATTGATGGCGTTGTTTCTACAGCACTCGGTGTCAGTACGGTTTCGGAGCATACTGTTCTTGCGATTGGGGATTTAAGTTTTTATCATGATATGAATGGGTTGCTTGCTGCGAAGTTACAAAAGCAAAATATGACAATTGTATTAATTAATAATGATGGCGGCGGTATTTTCTCCTTCCTTCCGCAAGCGAATGAGAAGGAATATTTTGAACTTCTCTTTGGCACACCACATGGGCTGGACTTCGCTCATGCGGCCGCTCTTTACGGGGCAAAATATAATAAAGTGACAAATTGGGAAGAATTCGGGCAAGTGTTTACACAGTCTTTTACAATCCCTGGCTTAAAGGTTATTGAAGTGCCAACAGAAAGAGAGTCCAATTTAGTTAAACATCGAGAATTGTGGAATTTTGTTTCCCAGGAAATAAAGGATGTTCTTTCATGA